A window from Centropristis striata isolate RG_2023a ecotype Rhode Island chromosome 4, C.striata_1.0, whole genome shotgun sequence encodes these proteins:
- the LOC131970562 gene encoding elastin-like isoform X1, protein MGYNTSMWPHGGDKDRNNSCACLSAAVNDYNDTKHCCFSGVGVGTGGKPPKPFFPGGGLVPGTGVGTGAGGYPYGGYGIPYGAGAGVGTGVGTGAGTLPGSKPLKPPGVGGAGGGGIPLSAGTYQGGLYPSGVGLGATGTGAGAGTGAKPPKPGYGNLGGGGVYQPGAAPVAPGYGGGYPQQYYPGGYVPAPLTPQQAKAAKYGPLQGFLGGAGGTGGAGGAGGVYRGGVAGCQGKYCGRRK, encoded by the exons ATGGGATACAATACATCCATGTGGCCACATGgtggagacaaagacagaaacaacagCTGTGCTTGTTTGTCTGCTGCAGTCAATGACTATAATGATACCAAACACTGCTGTTTTTCAGGTGTTGGTGTTGGCACAGGTGGAAAACCGCCTAAACCATTCTTTCCAG GAGGAGGTCTTGTCCCAGGAACAGGTGTTGGAACAGGCGCAGGTGGATATCCCTATGGTGGATATGGAA TTCCTtatggtgctggtgctggtgtgGGTACTGGAGTTGGAACTGGAGCCGGCACTCTGCCTGGATCGAAGCCCTTGAAACCTCCAG GTGTtggtggagcaggaggaggaggaatccCACTGTCAGCAGGAACTTATCAAG GTGGGTTGTATCCCTCTGGAGTTGGACTGGGAGCTACTGGaactggagctggagctggtaCTGGAGCTAAACCACCTAAACCAG GCTATGGCAATCTCGGAGGTGGCGGTGTATATCAGCCAG gtGCGGCTCCTGTGGCTCCTGGTTATGGAGGAGGTTACCCCCAACAGTACTACCCAG GTGGATATGTCCCAGCCCCACTGACTCCTCAACAAG CCAAAGCAGCAAAGTACGGTCCACTGCAGGGCTTCCTTGGTGGTgcaggaggaacaggaggagcaggaggagcaggaggagtctACAGAG GTGGAGTTGCAGGATGCCAGGGCAAATACTGTGGGAGGAGGAAGTAG
- the LOC131970562 gene encoding elastin-like isoform X2 produces the protein MLHSSCISLFSPLVGTGVQQPGGVGVGTGGKPPKPFFPGGGLVPGTGVGTGAGGYPYGGYGIPYGAGAGVGTGVGTGAGTLPGSKPLKPPGVGGAGGGGIPLSAGTYQGGLYPSGVGLGATGTGAGAGTGAKPPKPGYGNLGGGGVYQPGAAPVAPGYGGGYPQQYYPGGYVPAPLTPQQAKAAKYGPLQGFLGGAGGTGGAGGAGGVYRGGVAGCQGKYCGRRK, from the exons ATGTTACATAGTTCATGTATTAGTCTCTTCTCTCCTTTAGTTGGGACCGGAGTCCAACAACCTGGAG GTGTTGGTGTTGGCACAGGTGGAAAACCGCCTAAACCATTCTTTCCAG GAGGAGGTCTTGTCCCAGGAACAGGTGTTGGAACAGGCGCAGGTGGATATCCCTATGGTGGATATGGAA TTCCTtatggtgctggtgctggtgtgGGTACTGGAGTTGGAACTGGAGCCGGCACTCTGCCTGGATCGAAGCCCTTGAAACCTCCAG GTGTtggtggagcaggaggaggaggaatccCACTGTCAGCAGGAACTTATCAAG GTGGGTTGTATCCCTCTGGAGTTGGACTGGGAGCTACTGGaactggagctggagctggtaCTGGAGCTAAACCACCTAAACCAG GCTATGGCAATCTCGGAGGTGGCGGTGTATATCAGCCAG gtGCGGCTCCTGTGGCTCCTGGTTATGGAGGAGGTTACCCCCAACAGTACTACCCAG GTGGATATGTCCCAGCCCCACTGACTCCTCAACAAG CCAAAGCAGCAAAGTACGGTCCACTGCAGGGCTTCCTTGGTGGTgcaggaggaacaggaggagcaggaggagcaggaggagtctACAGAG GTGGAGTTGCAGGATGCCAGGGCAAATACTGTGGGAGGAGGAAGTAG
- the LOC131970738 gene encoding elastin-like: MKGVAGQGGTGGFGGTAGLGGTGGFGGTAGLGGTGGLGGTGGAGGYAAAKAAKYGAGGRGGAGGLGGTGVLGGTGGLGGLGGGGYPSAAAAAKAAKYGPGGTGLVPGGGTGGGVIPGRNPYLPGYGSLAAGAKPPKYGVPGAGLGLGGVPGGAGQVLPGGAGYGGYGAGAGVKPPKYGVQGGAGTGLGTGVYGGAGGVPGAVPGLGGGQYSAAAKAAKYGGAGAGLGTGVLGGTGGAGGVPGAVPGLGGGQYSAAAKAAKYGITGGVGTGTGGVGGLVPGGLGPGGLVPGGLVPGAGGYPGGVKPPKHGGITGVGLGGPGATPGTVISGGPDGSVVGLPGKDTGPSGTPQPEPTPISAIGNTTEVQRPISGGIIHPSAGTSIGGAGVQVPSGVGPTGQGHPGTCK; this comes from the exons ATGAAAG GAGTAGCGGGACAAGGAGGCACAGGAGGATTTGGAGGAACAGCAGGACTGGGCGGCACAGGAGGATTCGGAGGAACAGCAGGACTGGGCGGCACTGGAGGACTGGGAGGCACGGGGGGAGCAGGAGGATATGCTGCTGCCAAAGCTGCTAAATATG gaGCAGGGGgacgaggaggagcaggaggactgGGAGGCACAGGAGTACTGGGAGGAACAGGGGGACTAGGAGGACTGGGAGGTGGAGGATAcccttcagctgctgctgctgctaaagcTGCAAAATATG GTCCAGGTGGTACAGGGCTTGTTCCAGGAGGTGGTACAGGTGGAGGAGTAATTCCTGGAAGAAACCCATATTTACCAGGATATGGGT ctttgGCCGCTGGTGCTAAACCTCCTAAATATG GAGTCCCAGGAGCAGGCCTTGGATTAGGCGGAGTTCCAGGGGGAGCAGGACAGGTACTTCCCGGCGGTGCAGGCTATGGTG GTTATGGAGCTGGTGCTGGAGTCAAACCCCCCAAATATG GAGTTCAAGGAGGAGCTGGAACAGGGTTAGGAACAGGAGTGtatggaggagcaggaggagttcCTGGTGCAGTACCTGGCCTGGGTGGTGGACAATATTCTGCTGCTGCAAAAGCTGCTAAATACG GAGGTGCTGGAGCAGGGTTAGGAACAGGGGTACTGGGAGggacaggaggagcaggaggagttcCTGGTGCAGTACCTGGCCTGGGAGGTGGGCAATATTCTGCTGCAGCAAAAGCTGCTAAATACG GCATTACAGGAGGCGTTGGAACAGGGACAGGAGGAGTTGGAGGACTTGTACCTGGAGGACTTGGACCTGGAGGACTTGTACCTGGAGGACTTGTACCTGGAGCTGGAG GATATCCGGGCGGTGTGAAACCACCAAAACATG GAGGTATCACTGGAGTAGGACTCGGTGGGCCAGGTGCGACTCCAGGCACCGTTATCAGTGGTGGCCCTGATGGCTCTGTTGTTGGACTGCCAG GAAAGGATACAGGTCCTTCTGGAACTCCTCAACCAG AGCCTACGCCTATTTCCGCAATAGGCAATACCACAGAGGTCCAACGGCCCA tttctgGTGGAATTATTCATCCCAGTG CTGGCACAAGTATTg GTGGAGCCGGAGTTCAAGTACCTTCTGGTG TTGGTCCAACAGGCCAAGGTCATCCAGGTACGTGCAAATAA